Proteins found in one Pseudomonas mosselii genomic segment:
- a CDS encoding heavy metal response regulator transcription factor, protein MRLLIIEDEPRTADYLQQGLRENGYVVDCAHTGTDGLHLARQQAYDLVILDVNLPGLDGWGVLQRLRAESSTRIMMLTAHGRLADRVKGLDLGADDYLLKPFEFPELLARIRSLLRRNDQRLQPSTLKVADLELDPGRHRAWRGGQRIDLTAKEFALLHLLMRQSGEVLSRTQIISLVWDMNFDCDTNVVEVSIRRLRAKIDDPFEDKLIHTLRGVGYVLEARA, encoded by the coding sequence ATGCGCCTACTGATCATCGAGGACGAACCCCGCACCGCCGACTACCTGCAACAGGGCCTGCGCGAGAACGGCTACGTGGTCGACTGCGCCCATACCGGCACCGACGGCCTGCACCTGGCCCGCCAGCAGGCGTACGACCTGGTGATCCTCGACGTCAACCTGCCCGGGCTCGATGGCTGGGGCGTGCTGCAGCGCCTGCGCGCCGAATCCTCGACGCGGATCATGATGCTCACCGCCCATGGCCGTCTGGCCGACCGGGTCAAGGGGCTGGACCTGGGCGCCGACGACTACCTGCTCAAGCCCTTCGAGTTTCCCGAACTGCTGGCGCGCATCCGCAGCCTGCTGCGGCGCAACGACCAGCGCCTGCAGCCGAGCACGCTGAAGGTCGCCGACCTCGAACTCGACCCCGGCCGCCACCGCGCCTGGCGCGGCGGCCAGCGCATCGACCTGACCGCCAAGGAGTTCGCCCTGCTGCACCTGCTGATGCGCCAGAGCGGCGAAGTGCTGTCGCGCACACAGATCATCTCGCTGGTGTGGGACATGAACTTCGACTGCGACACCAACGTGGTGGAGGTCTCGATCCGCCGCTTGCGAGCGAAGATCGACGACCCGTTCGAGGACAAGCTGATCCACACCCTGCGCGGCGTCGGCTACGTGCTCGAGGCCCGGGCGTGA
- a CDS encoding heavy metal sensor histidine kinase, with translation MKRRPSLSLRLGLTVTLLGAALVLLLACLAVFALDHELDSRARKDLARKMLQVEHNLRVDLRSDDLGARAHPLLDLVMGHDNLSLSVMAINGRHPALLSLGPALQPQHLLDLEADNRLTFHTWRDDDGNQILTASRLMRLRDNTPVKVLMSLNRSDDNSLLQAYLHSTLLALPLLLVLIGIAAWKLVQRGLRPLRHFRRIAGQVSAQDLEHRLPDEGLPVELADLARAINVMLDRLDQGVRQLSQFSDDLAHELRTPIGNLMGKAQVTLARERDGDKYREALEDSVEELTRLNRIINDMLFLAQVSQPQTQVALVPVALADEVARVSELFTFSAELRGISLHLQGWGTAMADKLMFQRALSNLLSNAIRHGPEGQPVAVGIERIGDQIGVWVENRGPGIGEAYLPHLFERFYRAGAGRSRLEGGTGLGLAIVKSIMQLHGGRVEVSSQVEGPTRFTLLFKAE, from the coding sequence GTGAAGCGCCGCCCGAGCCTGTCGCTGCGCCTGGGCCTGACCGTCACCCTGCTCGGCGCGGCACTGGTCTTGCTGCTGGCGTGCCTGGCGGTGTTCGCCCTCGACCACGAGCTGGACAGCCGGGCGCGCAAGGACCTGGCGCGCAAGATGCTGCAAGTCGAGCACAACCTGCGCGTCGATCTGCGCAGCGACGACCTCGGCGCTCGCGCCCACCCGCTGCTCGACCTGGTCATGGGCCATGACAACCTCAGCCTCAGCGTGATGGCCATCAACGGCCGCCACCCGGCCCTGCTCAGCCTGGGGCCGGCGCTGCAGCCGCAGCACCTGCTGGACCTGGAGGCCGACAACCGGCTGACCTTCCACACCTGGCGCGACGACGATGGCAACCAGATCCTCACTGCCAGCCGCCTGATGCGCCTGCGCGACAACACCCCGGTCAAGGTGCTGATGTCGCTCAACCGCAGCGACGACAACAGCCTGTTGCAGGCCTACCTGCACTCCACCCTGCTGGCCCTGCCGCTGCTGCTGGTGCTGATCGGCATCGCCGCGTGGAAGCTGGTGCAGCGAGGCCTGCGCCCGCTGCGGCACTTTCGCCGGATCGCCGGGCAAGTCTCGGCCCAGGACCTGGAGCATCGCCTGCCGGACGAGGGCCTGCCCGTCGAACTGGCCGACCTGGCCCGCGCCATCAACGTGATGCTCGACCGGCTCGACCAGGGCGTGCGTCAGCTGTCGCAGTTTTCCGACGACTTGGCCCACGAACTGCGCACGCCCATCGGCAACCTGATGGGCAAGGCCCAGGTCACCCTGGCCCGCGAGCGTGATGGCGACAAGTACCGCGAGGCGCTGGAAGACAGCGTCGAGGAGCTGACTCGGCTCAACCGCATCATCAACGACATGCTGTTCCTGGCCCAGGTCAGCCAGCCGCAGACCCAGGTGGCCCTGGTTCCCGTGGCGCTGGCGGACGAAGTGGCGCGGGTGAGCGAGCTGTTCACCTTCAGCGCCGAGCTCAGGGGTATCTCCCTGCACCTGCAAGGCTGGGGTACCGCGATGGCGGACAAGCTGATGTTCCAGCGGGCGCTGTCGAACCTGCTCAGCAATGCGATTCGCCATGGCCCTGAAGGCCAGCCAGTGGCCGTGGGCATCGAGCGAATCGGCGACCAGATCGGCGTGTGGGTGGAAAATCGCGGGCCGGGGATTGGCGAGGCATACTTGCCGCACCTGTTCGAACGGTTCTACAGGGCCGGCGCCGGACGTTCACGATTGGAAGGCGGGACGGGGTTGGGGCTGGCGATCGTCAAGTCGATCATGCAGCTGCATGGGGGACGGGTCGAGGTGAGCAGCCAGGTCGAAGGGCCAACTCGCTTTACCCTCCTCTTCAAAGCCGAATGA
- a CDS encoding glucose/quinate/shikimate family membrane-bound PQQ-dependent dehydrogenase translates to MSTDGAKNGTRWLPRLMGVLLLLMGLALLAGGIKLSQLGGSLYYLIAGIGFALSGILLLAKRRIALGLYGLMLLGSTAWALLEVGLDWWQLVPRLAIWFAIGVVLLLPWARRPLVGPASKVNTALLSVAVVASGATAVASQFTHPGEIRGEFTRDNSEMGSAAPAMPEGEWQAYGRTEHGDRYSPLRQITPQNAYRLEEAWRIRTGDLPSENDPVELTNQNTPLKVNGMLYACTAHSRLLALDPDTGAEIWRYDPQVKSPTGTFKGFAHMTCRGVSYYDENNYVSRDGSPAPKITDAGQAVAQACPRRLYLPTADARLIAINADTGKVCEGFANQGVIDLTRGIGPFTAGGYYSTSPAAITRSLVIIGGHVTDNESTNEPSGVIRAYDVHDGHLVWNWDSNNPDDTKPLADGKMYSRNSANMWSIASVDEDLGMIYLPLGNQTPDQWGADRTPGAEKYSAGIVALDLATGKARWNYQFTHHDLWDMDVGSQPTLVHLKTDDGVKPAVIVPTKQGSLYVLDRRDGTPIVPIREIPVPQGAVKGDHTAPTQARSDLNLLGPDLTEQAMWGATPFDQMLCRIQFRSLRYEGQYTPPSEQGSLVYPGNVGVFNWGSVSVDPVRQILFTSPNYMAFVSKMIPREQVAEGSKRESETSGVQPNAGAPYAVTMHPFMSPLGIPCQAPAWGYVAAIDLFTNKVVWKHKNGTTRDSTPVPIGMPVGVPSMGGSIVTAGGVGFLSGTLDQYLRAYDVKNGQELWKARLPAGGQATPMSYTGKDGKQYVLVTAGGHGSLGTKMGDYIIAYKLAE, encoded by the coding sequence ATGAGCACTGACGGTGCCAAGAATGGAACCCGCTGGCTACCGCGCCTGATGGGCGTATTGCTGCTGCTGATGGGGCTGGCCCTGCTGGCCGGCGGCATCAAGCTGAGCCAGCTGGGTGGCTCGCTTTACTACCTGATTGCCGGTATCGGCTTCGCCTTGTCCGGCATCCTGCTGCTGGCCAAGCGTCGCATCGCCCTGGGCCTGTATGGCCTGATGCTGCTGGGCAGCACCGCCTGGGCGCTGCTGGAAGTCGGCCTGGACTGGTGGCAGCTGGTGCCGCGCCTGGCCATCTGGTTCGCCATCGGCGTGGTCCTGCTGCTGCCGTGGGCACGCCGCCCGCTGGTCGGCCCCGCGTCGAAAGTCAACACCGCCCTGCTCAGCGTCGCCGTGGTCGCCTCCGGCGCCACCGCCGTGGCCAGCCAGTTCACCCACCCGGGCGAGATCCGTGGCGAGTTCACCCGCGACAACAGCGAGATGGGCAGCGCCGCTCCGGCCATGCCGGAGGGTGAATGGCAGGCCTACGGCCGCACCGAACACGGCGACCGCTACTCGCCGCTGCGCCAGATCACCCCGCAGAACGCCTACCGCCTGGAAGAGGCCTGGCGCATCCGCACCGGCGATCTGCCAAGCGAAAACGACCCGGTGGAGCTGACCAACCAGAACACCCCGCTGAAGGTCAACGGCATGCTCTATGCCTGCACCGCCCACAGCCGCCTGCTGGCCCTGGACCCGGATACCGGCGCCGAAATCTGGCGCTACGACCCCCAGGTCAAGAGCCCTACCGGCACCTTCAAGGGCTTCGCCCACATGACCTGCCGCGGCGTCTCGTACTATGACGAGAACAACTACGTCAGCCGTGACGGCAGCCCCGCGCCGAAGATTACTGACGCCGGCCAGGCCGTGGCCCAGGCATGCCCGCGCCGCCTGTACCTGCCCACCGCCGACGCCCGCCTGATCGCCATCAACGCCGACACCGGCAAGGTTTGCGAAGGCTTCGCCAACCAGGGCGTGATCGACCTGACCCGCGGCATCGGCCCGTTCACCGCCGGTGGCTACTACTCCACCTCGCCCGCGGCGATCACCCGCAGCCTGGTGATCATCGGTGGCCATGTCACCGACAACGAATCGACCAACGAGCCGTCCGGCGTAATCCGCGCCTACGACGTGCACGACGGCCACCTGGTGTGGAACTGGGACAGCAACAACCCGGACGACACCAAGCCCCTGGCCGACGGGAAAATGTACAGCCGCAACTCGGCCAACATGTGGTCGATCGCCAGCGTCGACGAAGACCTGGGCATGATCTACCTGCCGCTGGGCAACCAGACCCCCGACCAGTGGGGTGCCGACCGCACTCCGGGTGCCGAGAAGTACAGCGCCGGCATCGTCGCCCTGGACCTGGCCACCGGCAAGGCGCGCTGGAACTACCAGTTCACCCACCACGACCTGTGGGACATGGACGTCGGCAGCCAGCCGACCCTGGTTCACCTGAAGACCGACGACGGCGTCAAGCCGGCGGTCATCGTGCCGACCAAGCAAGGCAGCCTGTACGTGCTCGACCGCCGCGACGGCACGCCGATCGTGCCGATCCGCGAGATCCCGGTACCGCAGGGCGCCGTGAAAGGCGACCACACCGCGCCGACCCAGGCCCGCTCCGACCTCAACCTGCTCGGCCCCGATCTGACCGAACAGGCCATGTGGGGCGCCACGCCGTTCGACCAGATGCTCTGCCGCATCCAGTTCCGCAGCCTGCGTTACGAAGGCCAGTACACGCCGCCTTCCGAGCAGGGCAGCCTGGTCTACCCAGGCAACGTAGGCGTGTTCAACTGGGGCAGCGTGTCGGTCGACCCGGTGCGCCAGATCCTCTTCACCTCGCCGAACTACATGGCCTTCGTGTCGAAAATGATCCCGCGCGAGCAGGTAGCAGAAGGCAGCAAACGCGAAAGCGAGACCAGCGGCGTGCAGCCGAACGCCGGCGCGCCGTACGCGGTGACCATGCACCCGTTCATGTCGCCGCTGGGCATCCCGTGCCAGGCACCGGCCTGGGGCTATGTGGCGGCCATCGACCTGTTCACCAACAAGGTGGTGTGGAAGCACAAGAACGGCACCACCCGCGACAGCACCCCGGTGCCGATCGGCATGCCGGTGGGCGTGCCGAGCATGGGCGGCTCGATCGTCACCGCCGGTGGCGTGGGCTTCCTCAGCGGCACCCTGGACCAGTACCTGCGCGCCTACGACGTGAAGAACGGCCAGGAGTTGTGGAAGGCTCGTCTGCCGGCCGGCGGCCAGGCCACGCCGATGAGCTACACCGGCAAGGACGGCAAGCAGTACGTGCTGGTCACCGCGGGCGGCCATGGCTCGCTGGGCACTAAAATGGGCGACTACATCATCGCTTACAAATTGGCTGAGTAA
- the recO gene encoding DNA repair protein RecO, with product MDQPTPQPAYVLHSRAYKETSALVDFLTPQGRVRAVLRRARGKGGSLVRPFVPLEVELRGRGELKNVGRMDSIGIAAWLHGDALFSGLYLNELLMRLLPAEAPHPALFEHYTLTLQALAAGRPLEPLLRSFEWRLLDELGYAFALDHDVNDTAVVAEGLYRLQVDAGLERVELFQPGLFKGSELLALAQADWEAPGALLAAKRLMRQALAVHLGPKPLVSRELFRKR from the coding sequence ATGGACCAACCCACCCCACAACCCGCCTACGTGCTGCACAGCCGCGCCTACAAGGAAACCAGCGCGCTGGTGGACTTCCTCACCCCCCAGGGGCGGGTGCGGGCGGTGCTGCGCCGGGCGCGGGGCAAGGGTGGCAGCCTGGTGCGGCCGTTCGTGCCGCTGGAAGTCGAACTGCGCGGGCGCGGCGAACTGAAGAACGTCGGTCGCATGGACAGCATTGGCATCGCGGCCTGGCTGCACGGCGATGCGCTGTTCAGCGGGCTCTACCTCAACGAGCTGTTGATGCGCCTGCTGCCCGCCGAGGCGCCGCATCCGGCGTTGTTCGAGCACTACACCCTGACCTTGCAGGCCCTGGCCGCCGGGCGGCCGCTGGAGCCGTTGCTGCGCTCCTTCGAATGGCGCCTGCTGGACGAGCTGGGCTATGCCTTCGCCCTGGATCATGACGTCAACGACACTGCCGTCGTCGCCGAAGGGCTCTATCGCCTGCAGGTTGACGCCGGCCTGGAGCGCGTCGAGCTGTTCCAGCCCGGGCTGTTCAAGGGCAGCGAACTGCTGGCCCTGGCCCAGGCCGACTGGGAAGCGCCTGGTGCGTTGCTCGCCGCCAAGCGCCTGATGCGCCAGGCCCTGGCGGTTCACCTGGGGCCCAAGCCGCTGGTCAGCCGGGAACTGTTTCGCAAGCGCTGA
- a CDS encoding protease inhibitor I42 family protein codes for MSLPRLLVPAALALLTACAQQPQRTVELDGESECPKRLVVGQTMTLTLPSNPTTGYRWLLQNPASEILRSLGPEVYSSPEQAGIVGSGGLSTWRFQAKAAGEGHLILVYQQPWAPEVRPVQTFDCAIRVK; via the coding sequence ATGTCTCTCCCTCGCCTGCTTGTTCCCGCCGCCCTGGCCCTGCTCACCGCCTGCGCCCAGCAACCGCAACGCACCGTCGAACTGGACGGAGAAAGCGAGTGCCCCAAGCGCCTGGTCGTCGGCCAGACCATGACCCTCACCCTGCCCAGCAACCCCACCACCGGCTACCGCTGGCTGCTGCAGAACCCGGCTTCGGAGATCCTGCGCAGCCTCGGTCCCGAGGTATACAGCTCCCCGGAACAAGCCGGCATCGTCGGCAGCGGCGGGCTTTCCACCTGGCGCTTCCAGGCCAAGGCCGCCGGCGAAGGCCACCTGATCCTGGTCTACCAGCAGCCCTGGGCCCCTGAAGTGCGACCGGTGCAGACCTTCGATTGCGCCATCCGGGTGAAGTGA
- the cmoB gene encoding tRNA 5-methoxyuridine(34)/uridine 5-oxyacetic acid(34) synthase CmoB, translated as MIDLSPLVRRLAGTPLATWSQGLQAQLEAKLDKGHGDLDRWRGALEALPRLTPSEIDLVDGLRLDCACDDATRAQMRQALMGLSPWRKGPFDLFGVHVDTEWRSDWKWSRVGPHLDLKGKRVLDVGCGNGYYQWRMLGAGADMVIGVDPNWLFFCQFQAVQQYLPELPAWHLPFALEELPANLEGFDTVFSMGVFYHRRSPIEHLLALKDCLVKGGELVLETLVIEGDENQVLVPEDRYAQMRNVWFLPSVPALERWLRRAGFSDVRCVDVSVTSVEEQRSTEWMRYQSLGDFLDPNDHGKTIEGLPAPRRATLLARK; from the coding sequence ATGATCGATCTGTCCCCCCTCGTCCGCCGCCTGGCGGGCACGCCCCTTGCCACCTGGTCCCAGGGCCTGCAGGCGCAACTCGAAGCCAAGCTGGATAAGGGCCACGGCGACCTCGACCGCTGGCGCGGCGCCCTCGAGGCACTGCCGCGGCTGACCCCCAGCGAAATCGACCTGGTCGACGGCCTGCGCCTGGACTGCGCCTGCGACGACGCCACCCGGGCGCAGATGCGGCAGGCACTGATGGGCCTGTCGCCCTGGCGCAAGGGCCCGTTCGACCTGTTTGGCGTGCATGTCGACACCGAGTGGCGCTCGGACTGGAAATGGTCACGGGTCGGCCCACACCTGGACCTCAAGGGCAAGCGCGTGCTCGATGTGGGCTGCGGCAACGGCTACTACCAGTGGCGCATGCTCGGCGCCGGCGCCGACATGGTCATCGGCGTGGACCCCAACTGGCTGTTCTTCTGCCAGTTCCAGGCCGTGCAGCAGTACCTGCCTGAACTGCCGGCCTGGCACCTGCCGTTCGCCCTCGAGGAGCTGCCGGCCAACCTCGAAGGCTTTGATACCGTATTTTCCATGGGCGTGTTCTATCACCGCCGCTCGCCCATCGAGCACCTGCTGGCGCTCAAGGACTGCCTGGTCAAGGGCGGCGAACTGGTGCTGGAAACCCTGGTGATCGAGGGTGACGAAAACCAGGTGCTGGTACCCGAGGATCGCTACGCGCAGATGCGCAACGTCTGGTTCCTGCCGTCGGTACCGGCCCTGGAGCGCTGGTTGCGCCGCGCCGGCTTCAGCGATGTGCGTTGCGTCGATGTCAGCGTCACCAGCGTCGAGGAGCAGCGCAGCACCGAGTGGATGCGCTACCAGTCGCTGGGCGACTTCCTCGACCCGAACGACCACGGCAAGACCATCGAAGGCCTGCCAGCCCCGCGCCGCGCCACGCTGCTGGCACGCAAATAA
- the pdxJ gene encoding pyridoxine 5'-phosphate synthase, translating to MLLGVNIDHVATLRQARGTRYPDPVKAALDAEEAGADGITVHLREDRRHIQERDVLLLKDVLQTRMNFEMGVTEEMMAFAEKIRPAHICLVPETRQELTTEGGLDVAGQEARIKAAVERLSRTGAEVSLFIDADERQIEASRRVGAPAIELHTGRYADAETPTEVAEELKRIVDGVAFGVGQGLIVNAGHGLHYHNVEAVAAIKGINELNIGHALVAHALFVGFKAAVAEMKALIVAASR from the coding sequence ATGCTTCTCGGCGTCAACATCGACCACGTGGCGACCCTGCGCCAGGCCCGGGGCACCCGCTATCCGGACCCGGTCAAGGCCGCCCTGGACGCCGAGGAAGCGGGTGCCGATGGCATCACCGTGCACCTGCGCGAAGACCGCCGGCATATTCAGGAGCGCGATGTGCTGCTGCTCAAGGACGTGCTGCAGACCCGCATGAACTTCGAGATGGGCGTCACCGAGGAGATGATGGCCTTCGCCGAGAAGATCCGCCCGGCGCATATCTGCCTGGTGCCGGAAACCCGCCAGGAGCTGACCACCGAAGGCGGCCTCGATGTGGCCGGCCAGGAGGCGCGGATCAAGGCGGCGGTCGAGCGTCTGTCGCGCACCGGCGCCGAAGTGTCGCTGTTCATCGATGCCGACGAGCGGCAGATCGAAGCCTCGCGCCGGGTCGGTGCGCCGGCCATCGAGCTGCACACCGGCCGCTATGCCGATGCCGAGACGCCGACCGAGGTCGCCGAGGAGCTCAAGCGCATCGTCGATGGCGTGGCGTTTGGTGTTGGCCAGGGCCTGATCGTCAATGCCGGTCATGGCCTGCACTACCACAACGTCGAGGCGGTGGCGGCAATCAAGGGCATCAACGAGCTGAACATCGGCCATGCGCTGGTGGCCCATGCACTGTTTGTCGGCTTCAAGGCGGCGGTGGCGGAGATGAAGGCGCTGATCGTCGCCGCTTCGCGCTGA
- the lon gene encoding endopeptidase La: MSDQQDFPEHPDEHSEVEHLDPQAAPGHHLALPGQQLPDKVYVIPIHNRPFFPAQVLPVIVNEEPWAETLDLVAKTPHHALALFFMDTPPEDHRHFDTKALPEYGTLVKVHHASREGGKLQFVAQGLTRVRIHTWLKHHRPPYLVEVDYPRQPAEPTDEVKAYGMALINAIKELLPLNPLYSEELKNYLNRFSPNDPSPLTDFAAALTSATGNQLQEVLDCVPMLKRMEKVLPMLRKEVEVARLQNEISAEVNRQIGEHQREFFLKEQLKVIQQELGLTKDDRSADLEQFQQRLEGKTLPDQAKKRIDEEMGKLAILETGSPEYAVTRNYLEWATALPWGVYGKDKLDLKHARKVLDRHHAGLDDIKERILEFLAVGAWKGEISGSIVLLVGPPGVGKTSIGKSIAESLGRPFYRFSVGGMRDEAEIKGHRRTYIGAQPGKLVQALKEVEVMNPVIMLDEIDKMGQSYQGDPASALLETLDPEQNVDFLDHYLDLRLDLSKVLFVCTANTLDSIPGPLLDRMEVIRLSGYITEEKLAIAKRHLWPKQLDKAGVAKTSLSINDAALRAVIEGYAREAGVRQLEKQLGKLVRKSVVKLLEDPQAKLKIAAKDLEPALGMPVFRSEQVLAGKGVITGLAWTSMGGATLPIEATHIHSLNRGLKLTGQLGDVMKESAEIAYSYISSNLKQFGGTPGYFNEAFIHLHVPEGATPKDGPSAGVTMASALLSLARDQAPKKGVAMTGELTLTGQVLPIGGVREKVIAARRQKIFELILPEANRGDFEELPDYLKEGLSVHFAKRFTDVAKVLF, encoded by the coding sequence ATGAGCGACCAGCAGGATTTCCCAGAACATCCCGACGAACACAGCGAAGTCGAACACCTCGATCCCCAGGCCGCCCCCGGCCACCACCTCGCCCTGCCCGGCCAGCAGCTGCCGGACAAGGTCTATGTGATCCCGATCCACAACCGCCCATTCTTCCCCGCGCAAGTACTGCCGGTGATCGTCAACGAAGAACCCTGGGCCGAAACCCTCGACCTGGTCGCCAAGACCCCGCACCACGCCCTGGCGCTGTTCTTCATGGACACCCCGCCGGAAGACCACCGCCACTTCGACACCAAGGCCCTGCCCGAGTACGGCACCCTGGTGAAGGTCCACCACGCCAGCCGCGAAGGCGGCAAGCTGCAGTTCGTCGCCCAGGGCCTGACCCGCGTGCGTATCCACACCTGGCTCAAGCACCACCGCCCACCCTACCTGGTGGAGGTCGACTACCCACGCCAGCCGGCGGAGCCCACCGACGAAGTGAAGGCCTACGGCATGGCCCTGATCAACGCGATCAAGGAACTGCTGCCACTCAACCCGCTGTACAGCGAAGAGCTGAAGAACTACCTCAACCGCTTCAGCCCCAATGACCCCTCGCCACTCACCGACTTCGCCGCCGCCCTCACCTCGGCCACCGGCAACCAGCTGCAGGAAGTGCTCGACTGCGTACCCATGCTCAAACGCATGGAAAAGGTCCTGCCGATGCTGCGCAAGGAAGTCGAGGTGGCCCGGCTGCAGAACGAGATCTCCGCCGAGGTGAACCGGCAGATCGGCGAGCACCAGCGCGAGTTCTTCCTCAAGGAGCAGCTCAAGGTCATCCAGCAGGAGCTGGGCCTGACCAAGGACGACCGCAGCGCCGACCTGGAGCAGTTCCAGCAGCGCCTGGAGGGCAAGACCCTGCCTGACCAGGCGAAAAAGCGCATCGACGAGGAGATGGGCAAGCTAGCCATCCTCGAGACCGGCTCGCCGGAGTACGCCGTCACCCGCAACTACCTGGAATGGGCCACGGCTCTGCCCTGGGGCGTGTACGGCAAGGACAAGCTCGACCTCAAGCACGCGCGCAAGGTCCTCGACCGCCACCACGCGGGCCTGGACGACATCAAGGAGCGCATCCTCGAGTTCCTCGCCGTGGGCGCCTGGAAAGGTGAGATAAGCGGCTCCATCGTGCTGCTGGTGGGTCCGCCGGGCGTCGGCAAGACCAGCATCGGCAAGTCCATCGCCGAGTCCCTGGGCCGACCGTTCTACCGCTTCAGTGTCGGCGGCATGCGCGACGAGGCCGAGATCAAGGGCCACCGCCGCACCTACATCGGCGCCCAGCCGGGCAAGCTGGTGCAGGCGCTGAAGGAAGTCGAGGTGATGAACCCGGTGATCATGCTCGACGAGATCGACAAGATGGGCCAGAGCTACCAGGGCGACCCGGCCTCGGCGCTGCTGGAAACCCTCGACCCGGAACAGAACGTCGACTTCCTCGACCATTACCTCGATCTGCGCCTGGACCTGTCCAAGGTGCTGTTCGTCTGCACCGCCAACACCCTCGACTCGATCCCCGGCCCGTTGCTCGACCGTATGGAAGTGATCCGCCTGTCCGGCTACATCACCGAGGAAAAGCTGGCCATTGCCAAGCGCCACCTGTGGCCCAAGCAGCTGGACAAGGCCGGCGTGGCCAAGACCAGCCTGAGCATCAACGACGCCGCCCTGCGTGCGGTGATCGAGGGCTATGCCCGCGAAGCCGGTGTGCGTCAGTTGGAGAAACAGCTGGGCAAGCTGGTGCGCAAGTCGGTGGTCAAGCTGCTGGAAGATCCGCAGGCCAAACTCAAGATCGCCGCCAAGGACCTCGAGCCCGCCCTGGGCATGCCGGTGTTTCGCAGCGAGCAGGTACTGGCCGGCAAGGGCGTGATCACAGGTCTCGCCTGGACCAGCATGGGCGGTGCCACCCTGCCGATCGAGGCCACGCATATCCACAGCCTCAACCGCGGCCTCAAGCTCACCGGGCAGCTGGGTGACGTGATGAAGGAATCGGCAGAGATCGCCTACAGCTACATCAGCTCGAACCTCAAGCAGTTCGGTGGCACGCCCGGCTACTTCAACGAGGCGTTCATCCACTTGCACGTGCCCGAGGGCGCCACGCCCAAGGATGGCCCCAGCGCCGGCGTGACCATGGCCAGTGCCTTGCTCTCGCTGGCCCGCGACCAGGCGCCGAAGAAAGGCGTGGCCATGACCGGCGAGCTGACCCTGACCGGCCAGGTGCTGCCGATCGGCGGAGTGCGCGAGAAAGTGATCGCCGCGCGACGGCAGAAAATCTTCGAACTGATCCTACCGGAGGCCAATCGTGGCGATTTCGAAGAGCTGCCTGACTACCTGAAGGAAGGGTTGAGCGTGCACTTCGCCAAGCGCTTTACCGACGTGGCGAAAGTGTTGTTCTGA
- the cmoA gene encoding carboxy-S-adenosyl-L-methionine synthase CmoA gives MSKQPDRLFAQPLEQVPDFVFNEDVVQVFPDMIKRSVPGYPTIVENLGVLAARFAQPNSVLYDLGASLGAVTQALRRHVRTDGCRVIAVDNSAAMVERCRQYLTAQDSMFQELLPVQVLEADILTLPFEPASVVAMNFTLQFVAPEQRLELLGRIHQALLPGGALILSEKLRFTDAQEQDLLNELHLDFKRANGYSELEIAQKRSAIENVMKPDTLETHEQRLRAAGFSKVVPWFQCLNFASLIALP, from the coding sequence GTGAGCAAACAACCCGACCGCCTTTTCGCCCAGCCCCTGGAGCAGGTGCCCGACTTCGTCTTCAACGAAGACGTGGTGCAGGTGTTCCCGGACATGATCAAGCGCTCGGTGCCCGGTTACCCGACCATCGTCGAGAACCTCGGCGTGCTGGCCGCGCGCTTCGCCCAGCCGAACTCCGTGCTGTACGACCTCGGCGCCTCGCTGGGCGCGGTGACCCAGGCGCTGCGCCGCCATGTGCGCACGGACGGCTGCCGGGTCATCGCGGTGGACAACTCCGCGGCCATGGTCGAGCGCTGCCGCCAGTACCTCACCGCCCAGGACTCGATGTTCCAGGAGCTGCTGCCGGTACAGGTGCTGGAGGCGGACATCCTCACCCTGCCCTTCGAACCGGCCTCGGTGGTGGCGATGAACTTCACCCTGCAGTTCGTCGCCCCAGAGCAACGCCTGGAGCTGCTCGGCCGCATCCATCAGGCCCTGTTGCCGGGCGGTGCGCTGATTCTCTCGGAAAAACTGCGCTTCACCGACGCGCAGGAGCAGGACCTGCTCAACGAACTGCACCTGGACTTCAAACGTGCCAATGGCTACAGCGAACTGGAAATCGCCCAGAAACGCAGCGCCATCGAGAACGTGATGAAGCCCGACACCCTGGAAACCCATGAGCAGCGCCTGCGCGCCGCCGGCTTCTCCAAGGTCGTGCCCTGGTTCCAATGCCTCAACTTCGCCTCGCTGATAGCCCTGCCATGA